The following proteins are encoded in a genomic region of Gimesia algae:
- a CDS encoding DUF3500 domain-containing protein has protein sequence MKTYHPYSSLALLTCLCVTLGSSTLTFAEPTKAQQASISRASREMAAAAKRFLASLPEEQRKAATFKLDSKERDSWYFIPDFAIKEDKRTGLPMTKMTPQQQIFAVTLPATALSHRGFLEMNSIRALEHVLFELEGKDYRNPELYYVSIFGKPDSKGTWGWRFEGHHLSVNVTIVDGKKFSVTPSFFGSNPATVKQGPLKGVEVLKEEQQLALNLVKSFNPDQLAIATIDTAAVDKKLLAKSVIKEVLTTDDPVVDKGLIQHKGIQYADLDPKQQKMLLRLVNAYLGRFRPELLKGTRYLGNLRDGDHLYFAWSGGQKRGEFHYYRIQSKVFLIEFANTQNDANHVHAVFREFDGDFGRDLLKEHFKQHQK, from the coding sequence CGTTCGCTGAACCCACAAAAGCACAACAGGCCTCGATCAGCCGGGCCAGCAGAGAAATGGCGGCGGCCGCCAAACGCTTTCTGGCATCCCTTCCCGAGGAACAACGTAAAGCAGCCACCTTCAAACTGGACAGCAAAGAACGTGACAGCTGGTACTTCATTCCCGACTTCGCCATCAAGGAAGATAAACGCACCGGTCTGCCCATGACTAAGATGACACCTCAGCAACAGATTTTCGCAGTCACACTGCCTGCCACCGCGCTCTCCCATCGGGGCTTTTTGGAAATGAACTCCATCCGCGCGCTGGAGCATGTCCTCTTCGAACTGGAAGGCAAAGACTACCGGAACCCCGAACTCTACTACGTCTCGATCTTCGGCAAACCCGATTCCAAAGGGACCTGGGGCTGGCGGTTTGAAGGGCATCACCTGTCTGTGAATGTCACCATTGTCGATGGCAAAAAATTCTCAGTCACTCCTTCCTTCTTCGGCTCCAACCCCGCAACCGTCAAGCAGGGGCCGCTGAAAGGTGTCGAAGTCCTCAAGGAAGAACAGCAACTGGCGTTGAACCTCGTCAAATCGTTCAATCCCGATCAGTTGGCCATCGCCACCATCGACACAGCCGCCGTCGATAAAAAACTGCTGGCAAAAAGTGTGATCAAAGAAGTCCTGACCACCGATGATCCAGTCGTCGACAAAGGTCTGATTCAGCATAAAGGCATTCAGTACGCCGACCTCGACCCCAAACAGCAGAAAATGCTTCTGCGTCTGGTCAACGCCTACCTGGGTCGTTTCCGCCCCGAACTGCTCAAGGGAACCCGCTACCTGGGCAACCTCCGCGATGGCGACCACCTTTACTTCGCCTGGAGTGGCGGCCAGAAGCGGGGTGAATTCCATTACTACCGCATTCAGTCTAAGGTTTTCCTGATTGAATTCGCCAACACCCAGAACGACGCCAATCACGTCCACGCGGTCTTCCGCGAATTCGACGGCGATTTCGGTCGCGACCTGCTCAAAGAGCATTTTAAGCAGCATCAGAAATAA